TTGTCCCGGTTGTCGATTTTATCGTGGGATCCCCGGATGAGACCGAAGAGGAACAGGAAATGAGTCTTGAGATGATAAAGTGGATTTGTAAAAAAGGAGGGAAGGTACATGCACACTACCTTACACCCCTTCCGGGAACACCTTATGAAAATACTCAACCTTCCACTGTCAGCAGCCGTTTTAAGAAAGTGCTCGGAAAGATGGCACTGGAAGGTAAGGCTACCGGCTCATGGGAATAAAAACCAGGAAAAATATATTGCATTAAAGTTCAGATCTTATCCAGTTTTTTTGATCTTTTCCTGTAATATTCAAATAATTCTCTGCCCCATTTAACTGCCTTATCATTACAGGCTGTGATCAGCTTATTATCAAACCCGTCATCTTTCTTGAAGAGTCGGAACATGATACATGAGTCTGTAACTGAAAATGAGACAAAATCAATGCTTTCAGGGTAAAGGTAGACACTGGACCGTTCATCTTCTACAAGTCTTTTAAAATCAACATAACGGTCCCTTTTCATTTTTCCAAGCATTGCCTGGTCGATTATTACCGATATATGTACTCCCCGATCCATCAACTCCAGAGTAAACTCATTAAATGTGGGGTAGAGGAAAGTAGTGATAACGGAAAAAGAGGTTGAGACCGTGCTCATAAATTCCTTATCAGGTTCGTGGATCTCAGAAAGTCTGGGTTCTTTTGCATTCAAAACACCGATCTCATGGAATCTTTCAAGCAGATCCGAAGGAATGAAGTCAAGCTTATAGTCGCCAAGAAAATCCGAAGCATTATCAATAAATGACAGTGTCTCAAGGAAAGGTATCATTTCAGAAACGGTTATTTTCCCCATACCTGTCAGTTTGTAGACACCATCCTGATCCGTGATGAGGCCGTTCTCTTCCAGTGACCTTATATGAGGAACAAGTGCCTGACGACTGATACCCATGGAAAGGAGTATGGACTCTTTTTCCTTTGAACCTTCATACAACAGTAAGAGCAGATCCTTCTTCTCTTCTGATATACCCAATAACTCAAACAGCGGCGTTTTCAAATATATCCCCTCACCGATCTTACCCCTGCGGGAAATTCATAGATATCGGGACAAAACAGATTGTAAATCTGTACTGTCAATAATTATATTCCTATTGCAGACTATATAGGTATTTCTTAAATGAAATTAAGCCAACACATTTTTTATTTTGAGAACAAGTGATCTCCTGGAAATTTACTGTAGATTAATTGGTCAGGCTTCTGCAATGTCAGCATAGATATCCCTGGCAATGTAAATTGAAGCTGCGACTGTAAATGCAAATATGCAGGAAGTGACGAAGACCGCTTCCATACCAAAGTTCAGTAGTACTACAGCAAGTATCAGAGGGGCCGCTGTTTGTCCTCCATATTTCATTATATTGAAAATTGAGACAATACTCCCCATCATGCCCCTGGGAGCGATCTGTGTTGCAAGTGTGTTGAGGGGAGGCTGCACCATCCCAAAACCCAGACCGAACAAAAGAATCATCAGAAGGGTCTGTGGGAGTGTATGCGCAAATATGAGTCCGCCTATTGCAATTCCAGTTATCGCAAAACCAGTTCTGATCACCTTTTGTTTCCCGTACTTTGCTGAAAGTTTTCTTGCCTGAGATGAGACGGATGCCATTGCTATCCCTTCGATACCCAGTGCAAGTCCTGCTTCTGCTGCATTGAATCCGAAGTTATCTTTCAGGATGAAAGGTACATAGATAACGATCGTGTACAGAAGGAAGAATATTGAAAAACTTAGGAATATGGTGTACAGGATATTCAAGTTTCTGAAAACCCCCAGCATATCAGAAAGCTTTTTCTCCATCCTTTTACCTGGCGGATTTGTTTCCGGGAGAGCGAATGCAACTATTACTGCAAGGGGTACTGTCAGTCCATAGAAAAGAAAAGGGACATTCCATCCGTAAACGGCAAGTGTACCGCCAATAAGAGGAGCAGATACGGCACCGATACCGGTAGTCATACTCATCTTACCCATAGCATTGACCCTGTCAAGACCTTCATACAATTCCCCGATCATGGTCATTGCAATGGGCAGCATTCCCGCAATACCTATTCCCTGTACGAATCTAAGGATCAGAAGTGTCTCAAAATCGGTTGCGAAATAGCAGGCAAGACCAGCAACGCCGTTGATCAGAAGACAGGGCACAAGTATCTTTTTTCTTCCCACACTGTCGGTGATCACACTGACAAAGAGCATGAAAAGGGCAGTGGAAAAGGTATACATACCAAGGACAAGTCCCACAGATGCACGTGTGGTATCAAGCGGTTCCACCATGAAAGGAAGGACAGGTCCCAGAAGAGCACCTGCAGACATTGCAAAAAATGCTACCAGGCATATAATCGAAAGCTTGTGGTTTCCCGCCATATTTACTCCGCAAAAGGTCCTGCCAGTTAATACTTGATTACTTCAGTTTAAGGCTGTGCTCTATAAAAGTGCCTCTGTAATATACAAATACTGTTATTTCTCCACCTTTTTTGTACTTTCTCATTTCCCTGTCATATACTCCCTGCACATGACGGAGTTTCTTATCCTTGAAATGCTGTTTTGCCTTTTCAAAGAATGTTATCTTCTGTTCAAGGAATAAACGCTCATATCTTTTTATATCAGCGGCTATTTCACTGCACTGCTCATCATCGATAGCGGTATGATAACAGCCATGGAGGTTGAGTCCGCTTATCTGCCTCCATTCCACATTCCCTTCCTCATCCGCTTCCAGGTGAAGCATATAGGGATATAATCTGCAGATAAAAGGACGTTTTTCATATATGGTGCAGCGTTTGTTTTCCAGGAAAACGCAGGAACCATCCTCTTTTGTCTTGAGAGCATAACCCGATACATAGAAGTTGCCGTGCTGGTCACATAGTTCATAATATGGTGCAGGTTCGACCTTTTCAGGATCGATATGCCGGATGGTCTCAACGTCTTCTTCCAGCAAGAAGACATGATCATTGAACTCCTGAGTACAGCAACGTGCACACAAATCACACTGAAATCCCACTTCTCTGATGATATCCACGAGCTTCTCATCAGGGTATGCAAGCAGTCCCTCTAGTTCATCTTTTGCAAGTGAAAGTTCTTCATCTATTGCTACTTTAAAAGTGACCAGCTCCTTTTGTATACCTGCATAGAGACTTGGCCTTAAAAGCAATTTTGGTACGCTTTCATTTTTCAGAAGAGAGGATTTCCGCAAGATTTAATAGGAAGCATTACGTGTAGAGGTAAACTCGAAAATTTAATTAGTTATTATTATCGAATATTAGGATCATACAGAGGACTGATAATGGGTAAAACTGGCAGCATTGAATGGGCAAAAGTGAAAGGACGTAAAGGCAGAACAATCAAGGTACCAAAATCCAGGGAAGCAAAAGCACATCCTGGTCCTGCACAGAGATACAGCTCATCCGGAGCCAAGAGAAGATTCCTTCACAGGTCTCCGAAATCAATTGTAAAGTGAGTTTATCTCACTCTCTTTTTATCTTATCTTTTTTGATCTGCATAAAATCCCGAGTGGATTCGCTATCGTTTCAGACACGTACATCCATTTTTTAGCAATGACTTTGCGAGCCGATACGCTTATATAGAACTACATTCATTAGAAAACGACCGGAATTAATAGTTATTCTATAATTTCCATTACTAGGAGGATAGAAACAAATGGCAGGACAGATGGCTGGACAGCCAATTTTCATATTAAGAGAAGGAAGCCAGAGAACAAGAGGCAGAGAAGCACAGAGTAACAACATCATGGCTGCAAAAGCAGTCGCTGAAGCTGTAAGAACAACACTTGGTCCAAAAGGTATGGACAAGATGCTTGTGGACAGCCTCGGAGATGTTGTCATTACCAACGACGGTGCAACCATTCTCAGAGAGATGGACATCGAGCACCCTGCAGCAAAGATGATCGTAGAGGTCGCAAAGACCCAGGACGATGAGGTAGGAGACGGTACAACCTCAGCTGCAGTTATTGCCGGTGAACTTCTTAAGAAAGCAGAAGAGCTTATCGACCAGGACATACACCCAACAATCATAGCTTCCGGATACAGGATGGCTTCAGAGAAGGCTGGAGAGATCATCCAGACACTCGCAAAGTCAGTAACCAGAGAGAACAGGGATATCCTTACCAACATCTCCGGAACCGCAATGACAGGCAAGGGCGCAGAGGCAAACAAGGATGTACTTTCAGACATCGCAGTTTCAGCCATCATAAGCGTTGCCGATGAGGACAACAATGTCGACATGGACAACATCAAGGTAGAGAAGAAGGTCGGTGCACGCATTGAAGAATCAAAGCTCATCGAGGGTATGATCATCGATAAAGAGCGTGTACACACAAACATGCCAAAGAAGGTCAACGATGCAAAGATCCTGCTCGTAAACACCGCGATCGAGCTCAAGGACACAGAAGTGGATGCAGAGATCTCCATCACATCACCTGAGCAGCTCCAGTCCTTCCTTGACCAGGAAGAGCAGATGATCAAGAAGCTTGTTGACAAGGTTGTAGCAAGCGGTGCAAATGTCGTATTCTGCCAGAAGGGTATTGACGACATGGCACAGCACTACCTCGCAAAGGCAGGTATCTTTGCTGTCAGACGTGTCAAGAAGAGCGACATGCAGAAACTCGCAAGGGCAACCAGCGCAAAACTTGTGACAAACGTTGACGAGATCACCGCAGAGGACCTTGGAAAGGCAGAACTTGTCGAAGAGAAGAAGATCGGCGGCGACGAGATGACCTTTGTCACAGGATGCGAGAATCCAAAGGCAGTATCCATTCTCCTGCGCGGCGGCACAGAGCACGTTATCGACAACATCGAGAGAGCACTCAACGACGCACTCAGAGTGGTCGGCGTTGCAATCGAAGATGAGAAGCTCGTAGCCGGTGGCGGATCACCTGAAGTAGAGGTCGCACTCAGACTCCAGGAATACGCTTCAACCCTCAGCGGAAGAGAGCAGCTTGCTGTGAAGGGATTCGCGGAAGCCCTTGAGATCGTACCAAGAACCCTCGCAGAAAATGCAGGTCTTGACCCGATCGACATGCTCATGGAACTACGTGCACACCACGAAAAGGGACAGAAGACAGCAGGTCTCAATGTCTATACCGGTGAGGTAATCGACATGTGGGAAGCAGGCGTTGTTGAACCACTCAGGGTAAAGACCCAGGCAGTCAACGCTGCAGCAGAATCCGCAGTCATGATCCTAAGGATCGATGACATCATCGCATCCAAGCAGGGACCAGCAGGACCTTCAGCAGAAGACATGGTTCCAGGCATGCCACCAGGCGGAATGCCAGGCATGGACATGATGTAAACCCATCGGGAAAGAAAATAATATTTCAGGAAGCGCAGTTTGATCTGCGCTTAACTACTTTTTTTAAACCGAACATAATTGTTCAGTCTCTTTTCAATATAAGTTCTGCAAGCTATAGCTGATTGTATTCAACAGCATAAAATCCACTTGCAATTTAAGACAGTCAGATTTTACAAAATGCTCGTTGTCGGAGTGATTTAAAATCAGACGTCAAAATATCAGTACTCAAGACATTTCAGAATATCCTGAGGGTTGTGTTTTGCTTTGATTACCCGGGTCCTTCCACGCATACCTTTTCCGGAAAAATCCACATCCAACATCTGGGTAGCGTTCATCTTTTCAATTATCTCATAGAAGCGGGTGTATCCAAGTCCTGTGATCTCATGGAATGACTTGTACAGATCACCGGCCTGCACGTCTTTTTCTTGTTCTGCCACAAGTTTCAGAAGAGTTCTTTCGTTTTCAGTCAGGGAACGTATACTGCGACATAAGTAGAGAAGCCGTGAAGCATCATAGGCCTTTTCCACATCCTCCATGGAAATCGTCCTGCTCGCCCTGCGTTCTGCGTTCAGGCCGGAGCGTCTCAGCAGGTCGATACCGACCCTGAGATCACCGGTATAGTCAACATACTCTACCACTTTATCACAGACCTCATCGGGTACGACATCCTGATAGAACGCATGCTGGACCCTGTTGGAGATTATATCACGTATCTCCTCTGCATCATACCTTGGAAATTCGATCTCCTCGGGCAGGAAGACAGATCCAACTCTCGGATCGAAGTGGTGGGAAACTCCCACGTCACTGATGATCGCGATAACAGCTATCTTCACTCCCGGATACTGCTCGTGGGCACGCAACAAAGAGTACATGATCTCATCCGCATGTCCTTCATGAAAAAGATAGTTGATATCATCAAGTGCCACCACAAGGATCTTGTTGGAATCAACAAGCTGTTTTATGACCTTGTCGAAGAGTTTCCTAAAAGCAACACCAGATGTTGGCGGCTTGATATTGACAAGTTTTTCATATATGCGGGATACCACTGCAAAGCGTGTGGAATCCATCTGACAGTTGACCTTGACAAAAGAAACCCTGTCAGTATGTTCCTTCATTTCACTGAAAACCTTCAGGACAGCCGTGGTCTTACCGGTGCCAGGCGGACCTTTCACAAGACAGTTAACAGGCCTCATGCCCCTCATTGCAGGCTTCAGGCTGAATTTGAGCGCCTGCATCTGGGAATCCCTGTGTGCAAAATATTCGGGAACGTGGTCAAGCTCGAGCACTTCACCGTTCTTAAACAAAGTCTCATCCCAGAGTAGCATATCTTTGCTCACGTAAGATCCCTTTTTTTAATGAAATAGATTTCCAGGCTGCAAATAATTCAGATTCACTAATATATAAATAACTGCGCATAATAACTTTTTGCTTTCAACCCAGGATTCTAAGCCATCATGGAAGCAATACTTGAGACAGTATCAACAAGAAGCTCGACTTCTTCCTCTGTGTTATACAGTGCAAAAGAAGCTCTTACGGTTCCGTCAACGTCAAGGAAATTGATTCCGGGTATCGCACAGTGATAGCCACTACGTACGCAGATAGCTTTTGTCTGGTCGAGTATCATGGCAACATCATGTGCATTCATTCCCCCTACATTAAAGGATACCACAGAAGACCTGTTCTCCGGGCCATATACCTCAACACCCTCTATCCCCGAGAGTCCGGATGCAGCAACTCTTGCCAGCGAGGTCTCATGTTTCTCAATATCACTGACCCCGATTTCCTCAACATACTCAACCGCCCTACCGAGCCCGATAACTCCGGGCATGTTGGGAGTTCCGGCCTCGAACTTTGCCGGACTTGGCTCTGTCTCATAGCCCGAATCCGTGACAGAGCGAACCATCCCGCCTCCCACAAAGACCGGCTCTATCATGTCGGGCTCTTTCATGTACAATACGCCCGTACCCTGTGGACCCAGCAGGCCCTTATGGCCGGGGGTAGCAAAGAAGTCCGGATCCATTGAAGCAATGTTGAGAGGCATATGGCCTGCCGACTGTGAACCATCAACAAGGACCTTTACATCCTCTTTGTGTGCCAGCCTGATCACAGTATCCACATCCTGAGTGGAGCCGAATACATTGGATATGTGATTCATTGCGATCAGACGGGTCCTGTCTGTAACGGCGGACATAATCTCTCCGGGATCTACGATACCGGTGGCATCCGGCCTGACAATAGTGAGGTCAACACCTTCGTTTTTCAGGCGCATCCACGGAAGCAGGTTGGAATGATGTTCAACCAGGGTTACGATGACATGATCGTCACTTTCCCAGGGAAAACCCCTGGATACGATATTGATACTCTCCGTAGCGTTGCGTGTAAAAACTGTTTTTTTGGCATCTGTTCCCAGGAATCTTGCAACAGTTTCCCTTGCATCCTCATAATGATTTGTTGTTTCACGTGCAAGCCTGTGTGCTCCTCTTCCGTGGTTGCCTGCATAGCTTAGAAAATACTCTTCCATGGCTTTTACAGCCGGCACCGGTGTCTGGGTGGTGGCTGCATTGTCCAGATAGATTACATCTTTTAGAACAGGAAAATCTTCCCTGACGGAATGAACATCATACATGGAAGTGTCCTATGTCAGGAAAATAAAAATAGTTTTGCAGGCTTATTTTGCCTGCATACCGCCTACCATGAAGCGGTATAGATCTTTTTCTTCTGCACTGAGTTTATCTCTTGAGATCCCATCAACTACAGTGTGGAAATCCTTCCTCAGATTGTCGCAGGTACTGGACCTTATTTTATACTTGTTTTCTCTCATAATATCCTCCTGTCTCTCACATGTTTCAGTTTACCGGAAACTTGTATAACATTCTTAGAATATTTATAGCAATTTATCCGGTAAACTCTATAATAAGGAGTCAAAATATATAAACTTTTGCTATAATGCTGAACACATGACAGAACCGAAGATGTCGCAAGAAATATAATACATGCAGGAGACTTTGCCTAAACATGCCAGAGATTATACCAGACAGATCACTTTCATACATTGAAGGCACTCAACGTGTTTTCGATCAGGATAAAACCCTTGATAAGGCAAAAGAAGGCCTCAAGGGAATAGGGGTCACCAGGGTAGCCGGCATCACCGACCTTGATCGGCTGGGAATACCCGTCTTCTCAACAATAAGACCAAGTGCCGCAGAAGGAGCTATTTCCGTATACTCCGGAAAAGGCACTACAGAGAGCCAGGCAAGAATATCGGCAATGATGGAGAGCTACGAGAGGTGCCTCGCAGAGAGAAAAGGCCTGAACAAGGATGTAGAAGAGGACATAGCTGCTCCTCACACCATTACCACCTATGACGAGATCAGTGAGTATGGACCTGCATTGCGCCCGGAATCTCTTCTGATATCTGAAGCATACTCATCAGAAAACCTTATTGAGTGGATCCTCGGATGGGACCTTCTCAAGAAAAATGAGGTTGCAGTTCCGGCAAATGCGGTCTACCATCCGTATGAAGCTCCCGGACAGACAGTACAGCTCTTCAGGACCAACACCAATGGCCTTGCAGCAGGGAACGTGCTTGAAGAAGCAATACTGCACGGGCTGCTCGAGGTGATAGAAAGGGATGCACTGAGTACTGCAGAGTTCAACAGATACCCCGAGAAAGAGATAATCCTGACTGAAGAAGACGGGGAGAATTACGAAATTCTGCAAAGGTTCACCACTAATGATGTGGAGGTCAAGCTCTGGTTACTTCCACACGATACGGACATACCCACAATAGTAGCTGCCACGGACGATAT
The window above is part of the Methanolobus zinderi genome. Proteins encoded here:
- a CDS encoding helix-turn-helix transcriptional regulator, which produces MKTPLFELLGISEEKKDLLLLLYEGSKEKESILLSMGISRQALVPHIRSLEENGLITDQDGVYKLTGMGKITVSEMIPFLETLSFIDNASDFLGDYKLDFIPSDLLERFHEIGVLNAKEPRLSEIHEPDKEFMSTVSTSFSVITTFLYPTFNEFTLELMDRGVHISVIIDQAMLGKMKRDRYVDFKRLVEDERSSVYLYPESIDFVSFSVTDSCIMFRLFKKDDGFDNKLITACNDKAVKWGRELFEYYRKRSKKLDKI
- a CDS encoding MFS transporter; this translates as MAGNHKLSIICLVAFFAMSAGALLGPVLPFMVEPLDTTRASVGLVLGMYTFSTALFMLFVSVITDSVGRKKILVPCLLINGVAGLACYFATDFETLLILRFVQGIGIAGMLPIAMTMIGELYEGLDRVNAMGKMSMTTGIGAVSAPLIGGTLAVYGWNVPFLFYGLTVPLAVIVAFALPETNPPGKRMEKKLSDMLGVFRNLNILYTIFLSFSIFFLLYTIVIYVPFILKDNFGFNAAEAGLALGIEGIAMASVSSQARKLSAKYGKQKVIRTGFAITGIAIGGLIFAHTLPQTLLMILLFGLGFGMVQPPLNTLATQIAPRGMMGSIVSIFNIMKYGGQTAAPLILAVVLLNFGMEAVFVTSCIFAFTVAASIYIARDIYADIAEA
- a CDS encoding YkgJ family cysteine cluster protein; the encoded protein is MLLRPSLYAGIQKELVTFKVAIDEELSLAKDELEGLLAYPDEKLVDIIREVGFQCDLCARCCTQEFNDHVFLLEEDVETIRHIDPEKVEPAPYYELCDQHGNFYVSGYALKTKEDGSCVFLENKRCTIYEKRPFICRLYPYMLHLEADEEGNVEWRQISGLNLHGCYHTAIDDEQCSEIAADIKRYERLFLEQKITFFEKAKQHFKDKKLRHVQGVYDREMRKYKKGGEITVFVYYRGTFIEHSLKLK
- a CDS encoding DUF5350 domain-containing protein, which translates into the protein MGKTGSIEWAKVKGRKGRTIKVPKSREAKAHPGPAQRYSSSGAKRRFLHRSPKSIVK
- the thsA gene encoding thermosome subunit alpha, with translation MAGQMAGQPIFILREGSQRTRGREAQSNNIMAAKAVAEAVRTTLGPKGMDKMLVDSLGDVVITNDGATILREMDIEHPAAKMIVEVAKTQDDEVGDGTTSAAVIAGELLKKAEELIDQDIHPTIIASGYRMASEKAGEIIQTLAKSVTRENRDILTNISGTAMTGKGAEANKDVLSDIAVSAIISVADEDNNVDMDNIKVEKKVGARIEESKLIEGMIIDKERVHTNMPKKVNDAKILLVNTAIELKDTEVDAEISITSPEQLQSFLDQEEQMIKKLVDKVVASGANVVFCQKGIDDMAQHYLAKAGIFAVRRVKKSDMQKLARATSAKLVTNVDEITAEDLGKAELVEEKKIGGDEMTFVTGCENPKAVSILLRGGTEHVIDNIERALNDALRVVGVAIEDEKLVAGGGSPEVEVALRLQEYASTLSGREQLAVKGFAEALEIVPRTLAENAGLDPIDMLMELRAHHEKGQKTAGLNVYTGEVIDMWEAGVVEPLRVKTQAVNAAAESAVMILRIDDIIASKQGPAGPSAEDMVPGMPPGGMPGMDMM
- a CDS encoding ORC1-type DNA replication protein, translated to MSKDMLLWDETLFKNGEVLELDHVPEYFAHRDSQMQALKFSLKPAMRGMRPVNCLVKGPPGTGKTTAVLKVFSEMKEHTDRVSFVKVNCQMDSTRFAVVSRIYEKLVNIKPPTSGVAFRKLFDKVIKQLVDSNKILVVALDDINYLFHEGHADEIMYSLLRAHEQYPGVKIAVIAIISDVGVSHHFDPRVGSVFLPEEIEFPRYDAEEIRDIISNRVQHAFYQDVVPDEVCDKVVEYVDYTGDLRVGIDLLRRSGLNAERRASRTISMEDVEKAYDASRLLYLCRSIRSLTENERTLLKLVAEQEKDVQAGDLYKSFHEITGLGYTRFYEIIEKMNATQMLDVDFSGKGMRGRTRVIKAKHNPQDILKCLEY
- a CDS encoding cysteine desulfurase; the encoded protein is MYDVHSVREDFPVLKDVIYLDNAATTQTPVPAVKAMEEYFLSYAGNHGRGAHRLARETTNHYEDARETVARFLGTDAKKTVFTRNATESINIVSRGFPWESDDHVIVTLVEHHSNLLPWMRLKNEGVDLTIVRPDATGIVDPGEIMSAVTDRTRLIAMNHISNVFGSTQDVDTVIRLAHKEDVKVLVDGSQSAGHMPLNIASMDPDFFATPGHKGLLGPQGTGVLYMKEPDMIEPVFVGGGMVRSVTDSGYETEPSPAKFEAGTPNMPGVIGLGRAVEYVEEIGVSDIEKHETSLARVAASGLSGIEGVEVYGPENRSSVVSFNVGGMNAHDVAMILDQTKAICVRSGYHCAIPGINFLDVDGTVRASFALYNTEEEVELLVDTVSSIASMMA
- a CDS encoding YcaO-related McrA-glycine thioamidation protein — translated: MPEIIPDRSLSYIEGTQRVFDQDKTLDKAKEGLKGIGVTRVAGITDLDRLGIPVFSTIRPSAAEGAISVYSGKGTTESQARISAMMESYERCLAERKGLNKDVEEDIAAPHTITTYDEISEYGPALRPESLLISEAYSSENLIEWILGWDLLKKNEVAVPANAVYHPYEAPGQTVQLFRTNTNGLAAGNVLEEAILHGLLEVIERDALSTAEFNRYPEKEIILTEEDGENYEILQRFTTNDVEVKLWLLPHDTDIPTIVAATDDIRLKDPALLVMGAGSHLKPEIAIKRALTEAAQSRVVQIHGAREDTEREKFVREIGYDRIKRMNRYWYEEGKKVSMADIRDLSKNSPAENIDTVLEQLGKIVDSVIVVNLSRESIPVPVVRVIVPGFEMYTLDRERLGKRAKAGKKKKMSREERPWRHRVHK